In Arachis hypogaea cultivar Tifrunner chromosome 2, arahy.Tifrunner.gnm2.J5K5, whole genome shotgun sequence, a genomic segment contains:
- the LOC112744681 gene encoding triacylglycerol lipase SDP1, whose protein sequence is MDRISNEATVEVFPIGPATIFGRAIAFRVLMCKSMSHLRHQQLLILVDTFRRVRGFWVPVISSFHPRNPQGLLAMITIVAFLLRRYASVRVTAELAYRRKFWSNMMRAALTYEEWAHAAKMLDKETPRMNEEDLYDVELVSNKLQELRQRRHEGSLRDIIFCMRADLVRNLGNMCNPALHKGRLQVPRLIKEYIDEVSTQLRMVCDSDSEELSLEEKLAFMHETRHAFGRTALLLSGGASLGAFHVGVVKTLVEHKLMPRIIAGSSVGSIICAVVATRSWPELQSFFEDSLHSLQFFDQMGGIFSVVKRVTTLGAVHEIRQLQMMLRHLTSNLTFQEAYDMTGRILGITVCSPRKHEPPRCLNYLTSPNVVIWSAVTASCAFPGLFEAQELMAKDRSGQIVPYHPPFNLGPEEGSSSARRWRDGSLEMDLPMMQLKELFNVNHFIVSQANPHISPLLRMKEFVRAYGGNFAAKLAHLVEMEVKHRCNQILELGFPLGGIAKLFAQEWEGDVTVVMPATLAQYSKIIQNPSYMELQKANNQGRRCTWEKLSAIKANCGIELALDECVVMLNHMRRLKRSAARAAAAVSSQGSGFPPAVKFCGAKRIPSWNVIARENSTGSLEDLILGANGPNETSGKNWKSNRSAYDGSDCESECSDSNSWTRTGGPLMRTTSSNLFIDFVQHLEIDIEPSSSMPGRTTPHDFQYHSPRVTTPDRSSPESDQRENGNKVFTNGSSIMVTEGDLLQPERIHNGIVFNVIKKEDLSPSSRSHDSFSNEVAESVQIYCPGKEMDTASTVSDSENGDNETILPDNNSEIDSSADLGKDKTVADH, encoded by the exons ATGGATCGTATAAGTAATGAGGCTACTGTTGAGGTTTTCCCAATTGGCCCTGCGACCATTTTTGGCAGAGCAATTGCATTTAGGGTTCTTATGTGCAAATCTATGTCACATTTGAGGCATCAGCAACTATTGATATTGGTGGATACCTTCCGAAGGGTTAGGGGATTTTGGGTACCAGTTATATCATCATTTCATCCTAGGAATCCTCAGGGGTTATTAGCAATGATCACAATTGTTGCATTCTTGTTGAGACGGTATGCGAGTGTGAGGGTAACGGCCGAGTTGGCCTATAGAAGGAAATTCTGGAGTAATATGATGCGAGCCGCGTTGACTTATGAGGAATGGGCTCATGCAGctaagatgcttgataaagagaCACCAAGGATGAATGAAGAGGACCTGTATGATGTAGAATTGGTGAGCAATAAGCTTCAAGAGCTTCGCCAGCGCCGGCATGAGGGATCTCTAAGGGATATTATATTTTGTATGAGAGCTGATCTTGTTAGAAATCTAGGTAATATGTGTAATCCTGCTCTCCATAAAGGCAGGCTTCAGGTGCCGAGATTGATCAAGGAGTACATTGATGAGGTATCAACTCAGTTGAGAATGGTGTGTGACTCTGATTCGGAGGAGCTTTCATTGGAAGAGAAGCTCGCATTCATGCACGAAACGAGACATGCGTTTGGGAGGACGGCTTTGCTGTTAAGTGGGGGTGCTTCCCTTGGAGCTTTTCATGTTGGTGTTGTTAAAACTCTGGTAGAACATAAACTTATGCCTAGGATAATTGCTGGTTCCAGTGTAGGATCGATTATATGTGCTGTAGTTGCCACTAGATCTTGGCCTGAGCTTCAAAGCTTTTTTGAGGATTCGTTACACTCATTGCAGTTTTTCGATCAAATGGGTGGGATTTTTAGTGTTGTGAAGAGGGTCACAACATTAGGTGCAGTTCATGAGATCAGACAGTTGCAAATGATGTTGAGGCATCTAACCAGCAATCTTACATTTCAAGAAGCTTATGACATGACGGGTCGCATTCTTGGAATTACTGTTTGCTCTCCAAGAAAGCATGAGCCACCTAGATGCCTTAACTACTTGACTTCACCTAATGTTGTAATATGGAGTGCGGTCACTGCTTCTTGTGCCTTTCCTGGGCTTTTCGAGGCACAGGAATTGATGGCGAAGGATAGAAGTGGACAGATTGTACCTTACCATCCTCCATTTAATCTGGGTCCTGAAGAGGGATCATCATCAGCACGGCGATGGAGGGATGGTAGCTTGGAGATGGATTTGCCAATGATGCAGTTGAAAGAGTTGTTCAATGTCAATCATTTTATAGTTAGTCAGGCCAATCCTCATATTTCACcattgttgaggatgaaagagtTTGTGCGAGCTTACGGAGGTAACTTCGCTGCCAAG CTTGCTCATCTTGTGGAGATGGAGGTGAAACATAGATGTAATCAGATACTTGAGCTCGGATTTCCCTTAGGTGGAATTGCCAAGCTGTTTGCTCAAGAGTGGGAGGGTGATGTAACTGTTGTTATGCCTGCAACTCTTGCTCAG TACTCGAAAATTATACAGAATCCTTCATATATGGAACTTCAAAAGGCAAACAACCAAGGGAGAAGATGCACCTGGGAGAAGCTTTCAGCCATAAAAGCTAATTGCGGAATTGAGCTTGCTCTTGATGAGTGTGTTGTAATGCTCAATCATATGAGAAGACTCAAACGAAGTGCTGCAAGAGCGGCAGCTGCTGTTTCTTCTCAAGGTTCCGGTTTTCCCCCAGCTGTCAAGTTCTGTGGTGCAAAAAGAATTCCTTCATGGAATGTTATTGCACGAGAAAATTCAACAGGATCCCTTGAAGATCTTATTCTAGGTGCTAACGGTCCCAATGAAACCTCCGGtaaaaattggaagtccaaccgTAGCGCATATGATGGAAGTGACTGCGAATCTGAATGTAGTGACTCAAATTCTTGGACAAGAACTGGGGGGCCTTTAATGAGAACTACTTCGTCCAATCTGTTCATTGACTTCGTCCAGCACTTAGAAATCGATATTGAACCAAGTTCAAGCATGCCAGGTCGTACTACGCCTCACGATTTTCAATATCACAGTCCCAGGGTGACAACACCGGATAGGAGCTCCCCAGAATCTGACCAGAGGGAAAACGGCAACAAGGTTTTCACGAATGGATCTAGCATAATGGTAACTGAAGGCGATCTTTTGCAGCCTGAAAGGATCCATAATGGGATTGTGTTCAATGTTATCAAGAAAGAAGACTTGTCACCTTCAAGTAGGAGTCATGATAGTTTTAGCAATGAAGTCGCCGAGTCTGTCCAAATTTATTGTCCAGGGAAGGAGATGGACACTGCTAGCACAGTTTCGGATTCCGAAAATGGCGACAATGAAACAATTCTCCCAGACAACAACTCCGAAATTGATTCCAGTGCCGATTTGGGTAAGGATAAAACCGTTGCTGACCATTAA